Genomic window (Theileria annulata chromosome 4, complete sequence, *** SEQUENCING IN PROGRESS ***):
TAACTTGTGTAACCTGAGTCACACCTTCTGCAGCTGTGAACTCTGGTATGGCTGCAAGTGCGTTGTAAGCATCTGCTACTAGTAGGTACTTATTTACGATGTTAGAGTCAGATTCCGTACCTAGAGCAATCCTTTGAAGATTGTTGGCATTCTGAACTAGTTGGTCCATTTGAGTATTGGCAGCCTTTTGAAGTTTTCCGAGTGGAGTCTCAGGAGTAGAATCACCAGCACTCTTAGCCTGAGTCTTAAGTTGTGTGGCCGCACCGTAAAATTCTTCTGCCTTCTTTTGGATCCTATAGGTGATGAGCATTTGGTAATAGGTGTTCTTAACAGAGTGGTAGGCCTTGACCACCTCAGTGACATTGGGATGACCGGTTAGCCCATTATCACCGGCTGCTTTCATTAGTAGATTGTACTGGGTTTCGACTTTGTCAAATTTGGTCATAACATTATAGGCATGACCATCAGCAGGTTTACCAGTCTGAGTAGCTTGAGCTAGATCATTTGCTGCCTTGTGTAGACCATCAGTAGGATCATTCTTGGCTGCCGTCTTAAGTTGTCCCGCTAGTTCATTAAGCACAGATAGTGTACTACCAGGACTAGCAGCGTTTTCTAGTGATTGAGACTGATTGTAAAGTGAGTCGGCCTTACGCTGTAGTTCTCCGGCTTTATTCTGGAGCCCACCTTGAGGATGTTTATTTGATTCGAGATCAGTCAGATTAGTTGGACCAAGTTCACTGATAGATTGAGTACCGGCATTGGTTTTAAGTTCTCCGGCCTTAGACTGTATTTGAGTGGCTTTATTCTTGAGTTCGTCGGCATGAGGTCCTATGGTATTTTGAGTCTGGTTATAGACTTGCTCCATAATGTTTCCCATTAGCATGCTTGGAATACACCAAAGTTCCAAAGCACTTGAGGTAGTCCTTACGAAGACACTGAAGAGATTCTCAGGTAATTTAAACCTCAGAAGAGCGTATGGCGCAGCACTGTATGAAAGCCTAATATTAAGCATCATAGCAAGTCCAGCAAACATATAAGCTGCTATCTGTGTATTTCCTACACCGAATCCATCATCTTGCTGATAATTCGTAGTAGGATTAGGATCAGCCATTGTTGCGATAATCAACCAGTACCAGAAGTATTCCTAGTTGTGTTTTCCTGGATCTGTTCCAGTGGtttttattactatattacagaaatattacttaaaatcacattatccatcagaacaaacattaaacttTTAACTACAATAAACTAATGTGAATGACttaatagaataatattGATGGCCTCCCAGGTAATGGAAGTTGTTTCATTTCATTCGACGTATCGCCTTCCTCATACAATACCATAACATCTAAACAATATGTGTAGATTATACCCTTACCCTCCAGTGATAGTGTTAGTTTTAGATATGGAACCAATAGTTTATATAGCTTAAATTCGTCATAGGGTAGTCTTAGCTGAAAAGTCGTATTTCCAAGCAAATTGAGCTGTTTTAACTGATATGAAGCGAATGAAAGTATCGAATTCTTTTCCCTCTTATCAAGTCGTTTCACTGACTCGTCCTCATTCAGTAGCTTTAAAACTTCCCTTTCATTCATGCCAGTCTCCAgtatattcatattattcattaGTGTCAACACATTCCGTATATTCTCGGGATAATCActaaaaatatacattaattaataactTACACtgaaatgtatattttagCCTTGGCATATACTGTTTCATTAGCTTGTTTATGTTTCTGTTTACCAGATAATGatttatctttaattttCCTAAACTCTTCAATATTTCTATACAGCAGCTTCAATAATCTaaagattattattaacaaatgAATTACATGTGTAAGTTCCCATTCGTGTTGTACTTGAAACTTGGCCATAACTGGTCACTCAAGGGTTCCTTCTcctttaatatataattccaTATATACTCACATATATAGGGAATTATCGGGTTTGCTATTACACAAAATATTCCTAATCAATACATGACAATGTTGCTTTGAGTGTATATATAACAGTGAAATAGATATTGTTGAGATAATTGGTATGACTTACTGTAGTAGTTGAGGAGAGTattgtaatttatgttattatttgaaagtTGTATATAATCTAGTCTAACGGTGATGTAGTCATAGAATACAGCCTTTAATGCATCACGGTAAATGAAGTTTTCATAAGCCTTCTTTGCCATGTCAGTCAAGTATTTTAACTCATTTTCAAACACAACTTTACTAAAGTAATACAAATCACCCATCTCTATCaacttatttatatactccAATTCATCCACAACAATTCTGTTATCGAATTGGTGTGTGTTGATTTTGTTATCCAAATGATTTGGATTGGTTTTGTTGTCCAATTCTAgcatatttaattttagtaaaacATCATCTAACTTTTGGTTAGGCATTTCAGAATTAACTGGCTCAGTATCATTTGGTGGATTTAAGTCTTGTATAGTAGTTTGAAGGAAATTGTATAACTTGAGTATAGAAGATTCGGCTGTATCTTTTGAGAAATTGGCATCATCTAATGTATCACCAGCATCAGCTAAGGCTATTCTTGTACCATCTGCTGTATATTGGTTAATTGACTCTTCAATTGTTAAGAAGTTCCCCTTCGATTTACTCATTTTCTCCGAATTTACCAGAACATGCCCATTACAAAAATATGACCTTGGCATATACTCATCAGAGTCCCAAATTGCATCATGTATGAACAAACTCATAGTCAGATGATTAAATAGTAAATCCTTACCACTGCAGCGTACATTCACTGGGTACCAATAATTAAACTCTTCTCTCATGGCATTAACTTTCTCCATAACTCCAGATTCAGTGTGATTTTCCAAATTACCTTCATTTAATTTGGGAACcttatcatttatattgaatatataatcgAAGagtgaataatttaactgTTTTGaggataaatttaatagtCCTGGATTCGTGCCGAAAATGTCAGACTGTAAATAATGTGctattgtataatatgCCATATATATTGTACTGTCGGATAAACTCTCAATTAGaatattcttattattctttatattttccCATGGTAATAATGTTCCCAAACCATATGATCTACTACATGCCCAATTATCCAACCTAATATACAcaattagtattaatacaatagtataaataagtttatatatgaattaaaaataccattgaataatgttaataagTTGATTATAAGTTGATTCATTATAACAGgtgaaattatttgatgttacaaagtttaatatattttgtttCCACTGTTTATCTCCGAATTTGGTGTACCATTGGTTACATATACCAACTACACACTCATCTCCTAATCTACTAACTACTCTTTTAGAAGGCTcataatatacaaatgcTTGCTTATTCTCCACTAACTCATctctaattttattcttcaCATCCAATACCTGTATCatacataaaatattttgtatcAATATTTATGTTGAAATAGTTAGGAAAATGTACATACCTTTTGATCTTTATATTTACCATATTTAATAACACCGGTATAAAACCCTTTTTTGTATATCAATTCTTTCAATTGTTCTAATTTAACATCTTTAGAAGAGGTCACGTTGTTTTCATTACAAAGTTTTTCAGCCATACATGTGCCATATTCTGGCACTTCAATTATTGGAAAAGGGTCATGTTTAAGATACTCCTCAACCACATTATATTTCTCATTGAAGTAGTTAATTTTCCGCCTCAGTTCTGTCAAAACAACGTAATCGTCTGGTGAGTCTGAAGGAACGCAAGCAACTATTCCAGTACCCTTGTTCATGTTTGCAGTTAACATTGGAACTACATAAACTGATTTATAAACACTTAATGGCGTTGTAACACTCAAACCTATCAAATTCATGCCACTGAACTTATGTACACTAAACAGTTCATCATTCTCATTCAGCATTACTAGACCCTAAATCATTATTACCTctgttaataaaaaataatagtttataCCTGatgtattaaatttgttgcAGATCTACGTGAAGTAAGGTATACACACTCCGAATCTTCCAAAGCTTTGTTTAGTGGTAACTTGTTTTCTACTACTCCAACAGAGTTGAATGTAAGTCTGGGAGATTCATATCCTAAAAACGCTTCATATTCTCCCTCCGGTAATACGAAAAGGTTTGTCTGACCATAAAATGTCTCTGGTCTCAATGTTGCAGctaataaatatacattCTTTTCCATCAATTTATGTTTATGATTTTCGTACTCATCAGTAAAATTCGTAAATGGGTTCCTAAATTTAGTATCCAGTTTCATCTTTACTACTGTGTACTCCTGAGCTGTTGCCCCTTCTCCTTCAGAACGGTCATGATCTGCGCATGGCTGCATTGTTATTCTGCTAAGAATCGATGGCCTACAACCATACAAAAGCTTATTTAGTTTCTTAAGCCTATCAAATTGCCACTCAACAAACAAGTTAAAGTATGGATTCCTTGCAGTTGTTATAAAGGAACGACGCCAGTCCACTGATAAACCTAAAAGCTTCATATCCTGTATTGCTAGTGGAGAAAAGTATGTAAGCCAATGGTCTGGCTCTGCAAACTTTGGAATCTCATCATCACTTATGTTCATCTGTTTCATGATCTCTATTTGAGTCATGTTAGATCCCGATTTAGCCTTTAATTTAGACCTTGAAGAAGTGAATTTAGTAACATCTTTGAAGTTAGATTCTTCATGGTTTTCATGTTCATTTACAGTATTTTTGTGGTTATTTAACAATCCAAGGTTTgactaaataattttaaaatttaattttaacattacCTCGTTCAGTTcctttttaattttgtcTGCACATGCCATAATTGGCATTCctaaaattgttattttgatataaattGTGTACCTGTACAGTGTAATCCAAATGGCCATAATACGGCTTTCCCTTGTGTTCTCTGAAACCTAGCTTGGAACTCAGCTTTAGATACACTAAATGCGTGTCCTATATGTAACCTTCCATTCATATACGGGAATGGGAAGGTGCAAAAGTACTTATCTTTGTTCCGGTTACTTGGAAGGTTAGCTTCAAAGACCTTTGTTTCCTGCCAGAGTGCTCTAATTTTAGCTTCATTTTCCAACAACTGTGCTCTCTTGgacatttttataaaaaaattttcgAAAATATGacaaaataatagtacTTTACACCAGCGTGAGGTGTAACCCAATTAACTTCTCTAACATACTTTTTAATCAATATTTacttgaataatttaacaaaaaacatattttatttatatttaaatgtaaattatttatatatcgatgtaaaatatttcgTAATAGTTCATGAATGAAATAAAGGTTAAGGGTGGTGTGGAAGGCAAAAATGATCGCAAAAATTTCGTTAAAGAGTACCCGAGCTTATCTGCTGTTTTAAATGGCTTGGCTGCTGGTATGACGAATGTTTTAATCCAGCCTTTCGCTGTTATGAGGACCACAATTCAGTCGATGAACATTTACACTCATGGCATTGGCCCTAACCGGAGCAAGATTCTTGAGATTCTCAAGAGTTTTAGGGCCGGTGGAATACGTACAATGTATCGTGGTTGTACTTCCTCAGTGTGCATTTCCGCC
Coding sequences:
- a CDS encoding leucyl-tRNA synthetase, putative (Tap579b07.q1c.cand.146 - score = 89.07;~SMART pfam:tRNA-synt_1 (PF00133) at aa 13-799, E()=1.10e-06), producing MSKRAQLLENEAKIRALWQETKVFEANLPSNRNKDKYFCTFPFPYMNGRLHIGHAFSVSKAEFQARFQRTQGKAVLWPFGLHCTGMPIMACADKIKKELNESNLGLLNNHKNTVNEHENHEESNFKDVTKFTSSRSKLKAKSGSNMTQIEIMKQMNISDDEIPKFAEPDHWLTYFSPLAIQDMKLLGLSVDWRRSFITTARNPYFNLFVEWQFDRLKKLNKLLYGCRPSILSRITMQPCADHDRSEGEGATAQEYTVVKMKLDTKFRNPFTNFTDEYENHKHKLMEKNVYLLAATLRPETFYGQTNLFVLPEGEYEAFLGYESPRLTFNSVGVVENKLPLNKALEDSECVYLTSRRSATNLIHQGLVMLNENDELFSVHKFSGMNLIGLSVTTPLSVYKSVYVVPMLTANMNKGTGIVACVPSDSPDDYVVLTELRRKINYFNEKYNVVEEYLKHDPFPIIEVPEYGTCMAEKLCNENNVTSSKDVKLEQLKELIYKKGFYTGVIKYGKYKDQKVLDVKNKIRDELVENKQAFVYYEPSKRVVSRLGDECVVGICNQWYTKFGDKQWKQNILNFVTSNNFTCYNESTYNQLINIIQWLDNWACSRSYGLGTLLPWENIKNNKNILIESLSDSTIYMAYYTIAHYLQSDIFGTNPGLLNLSSKQLNYSLFDYIFNINDKVPKLNEGNLENHTESGVMEKVNAMREEFNYWYPVNVRCSGKDLLFNHLTMSLFIHDAIWDSDEYMPRSYFCNGHVLVNSEKMSKSKGNFLTIEESINQYTADGTRIALADAGDTLDDANFSKDTAESSILKLYNFLQTTIQDLNPPNDTEPVNSEMPNQKLDDVLLKLNMLELDNKTNPNHLDNKINTHQFDNRIVVDELEYINKLIEMGDLYYFSKVVFENELKYLTDMAKKAYENFIYRDALKAVFYDYITVRLDYIQLSNNNINYNTLLNYYRIFCVIANPIIPYICEYIWNYILKEKEPLSDQLWPSFKYNTNGNLHILLKLLYRNIEEFRKIKDKSLSGKQKHKQANETVYAKAKIYISVDYPENIRNVLTLMNNMNILETGMNEREVLKLLNEDESVKRLDKREKNSILSFASYQLKQLNLLGNTTFQLRLPYDEFKLYKLLVPYLKLTLSLEGKGIIYTYCLDVMVLYEEGDTSNEMKQLPLPGRPSILFY